Proteins encoded in a region of the Corvus hawaiiensis isolate bCorHaw1 chromosome 31, bCorHaw1.pri.cur, whole genome shotgun sequence genome:
- the LOC125318746 gene encoding serine/threonine-protein kinase PAK 3-like, producing MSLAMCCCSTAAFGVCPLPLRRAHAKPPQPKRPGGGRQPSFGRVLCGVSVPTTFLTGNPFLSQLSLDARSAVQRAAAPARSAAASTPPHASTSSSSPAQQLEMREEQSLRRLRSIVSLGEPRRKYSAFEELGRGGFGAVYKALDASTGQQVAIKKMALQEEMSEELAVNEIVVMRDSRNPNIVTYLDSYLVDGELWLAMEFMDGGTLYDVLGAVYLEEGQIGAVCRECLQGLHFLHSRRVIHRDVKSCNILVSMDGSVKLADFGLCAQLTPERDKCSSSVGTPSWMAPEVVRGEAYGPKVDIWSLGIVGLEMVEGEAPYQREPRLRLR from the exons ATGAGCCTGGCCATGTGCTGCTGTAGCACAGCAGCCTTCGGGGTTTGCCCGTTGCCTTTGAGAAGGGCACATGCAAAACCCCCCCAGCCAAAGAGGCCTGGCGGTGGCCGACAGCCTTCCTTTGGCCGTGTGCTCTGTGGGGTATCTGTGCCAACCACCTTTCTGACGGGCAATCCTTTcttgtcccagctctctcttgACGCGCGCTCTGCCGTTCAACGTGCCGCTGCACCGGCGcggtctgcagcagccagcactcccCCACATGCCAGCACTTCgtccagcagcccagcccagcagctggagatgagagaggagcagagcctgaggagACTGA gGAGCATTGTGAGTCTGGGCGAGCCGAGGAGGAAATACTCGGCGTTTGAAGAACTCGGACGAGG gggttttggagctgtttatAAAGCCCTCGACGCCAGCACAGGACAACAG GTGGCCATCAAGAAAATGGCGCTTCAAGAGGAGATGTCCGAGGAGCTGGCTGTCAATGAAATCGTGGTCATGAGGGACAGTAGGAACCCCAATATTGTTACCTACTTAGACAG ctacCTGGTCGACGGGGAGCTCTGGCTGGCGATGGAGTTCATGGACGGCGGCACGTTGTATGATGTACTCGGGGCAGTGTACCTCGAGGAAGGACAGATAGGCGCTGTCTGTCGGGAG TGCCTGCAAGGACTGCATTTCCTTCATTCCCGCCGAGTCATCCACAGAGACGTCAAAAGCTGCAACATTCTTGTGAGCATGGACGGATCTGTGAAATTGG CTGACTTTGgcctctgtgctcagctcacCCCTGAGCGCGACAAGTGCAGCTCCAGCGTCGGCACTCCCAGCTGGATGGCGCCGGAAGTCGTGAGAGGAGAAGCCTACGGCCCCAAAGTGGACATCTGGTCACTGGGGATCGTGGGGCTGGAAATGGTGGAAGGGGAAGCTCCTTACCAGAGGGAACCCCGTCTCAGGCTAAG GTAG